One window from the genome of Kluyveromyces marxianus DMKU3-1042 DNA, complete genome, chromosome 3 encodes:
- the PMT2 gene encoding dolichyl-phosphate-mannose-protein mannosyltransferase PMT2 — MSSSVSNDELQSNLRRRGKDVPEEVEVEGVSEQEIDDLSKYKNVNQDPLLKLESIVMPIVFTGLALFIRMYKIGANDHVVWDEAHFGKFGSYYLRHEFYHDVHPPLGKMLVGFSGYLAGYNGSWDFPSGEQYPDYIDYVKMRLFNALFSALCVPVAYFTAKAIGFSLPTVWLFTTLVLFENSYTTLGRFILLDSMLLFFTVLSMFCFVRFHNTRSKPFSRKWWKWLFYTGFSLGCTISVKMVGLLIITMVGIYTVVDLWNMLGDKSVSNKTYVCHWIARILCLIVVPFSVFLACFKMHFDLLSHSGTGDANMPSLFQANLIGSDVGEGPRDIALGSSTVSIKNQALGGALLHSHVQTYPEGSKQQQITTYGHKDSNNNWRFDRKRFDTPWSENETDIEFVVDGGRYRLVHQNTGKNLHTHPIMAPLLASAWEVSAYGDNYIGDPKDDWIIEVVDQKGDEDVTKLHPLTTSFRIRNAEMGCYLSQTGNSLPAWGFRQGEVACVKNPFKRDKRTWWNIETNENEKLPPRPEDFKFPKTNFFKDFIHLNLAMMATNNALVPNAEKLDRLASSAWQWPTLNVGIRLCGWNDESVKYFLMGSPASTWPSTIGVLVLILIVGIYLIRWQRQYNDFTDPESRNLFLMGGLYPLMAWGLHFFPFVIMSRVTYVHHYLPALYFALLVLAYLFEISMQKWKKSKCGRVMRLCIYASYMAIVIYGFYYFAPISFGMTGPSTDYKYLNWLSTWTISD, encoded by the coding sequence ATGTCATCATCAGTGTCTAATGACGAGTTGCAGAGCAACTTAAGACGCAGAGGGAAAGATGTTCCTGAAGAAGTGGAAGTTGAAGGTGTATCTGAACAAGAGATTGATGACTTATCTAAGTACAAGAATGTGAACCAGGATccattgttgaagttggaGTCAATTGTGATGCCAATTGTGTTTACTGGTCTTGCACTATTTATTAGAATGTACAAGATTGGGGCCAACGATCACGTTGTTTGGGATGAGGCCCACTTTGGTAAGTTTGGGTCATACTATTTGAGACACGAGTTTTATCACGATGTGCATCCACCATTGGGAAAGATGTTGGTTGGATTCTCCGGGTATTTGGCCGGTTACAATGGCTCGTGGGATTTCCCATCAGGTGAGCAATATCCAGATTACATTGACTATGTGAAGATGAGATTGTTCAATGCATTGTTTTCCGCCTTGTGTGTTCCTGTCGCTTACTTTACGGCAAAGGCGATTGGATTTTCTTTGCCTACCGTGTGGCTATTCACCACTCTAGTGTTGTTTGAAAATTCTTACACTACATTGGGTAGATTCATTCTATTAGACTCAATGCTTCTATTCTTCACCGTTTTGTCGATGTTCTGTTTCGTTAGGTTCCACAATACAAGATCTAAGCCATTCAGCAGAAAATGGTGGAAGTGGTTATTTTACACCGGGTTTTCCTTGGGTTGCACCATTTCTGTGAAGATGGTGGGTCTTTTAATCATCACCATGGTTGGTATTTACACAGTAGTTGACTTGTGGAATATGTTGGGTGACAAATCCGTCTCTAACAAGACTTATGTCTGCCATTGGATTGCCAGAATTTTGTGTCTCATCGTTGTGCCATTTAGTGTCTTTTTGGCTTGTTTTAAGATGCACTTCGACCTATTATCTCATTCCGGTACCGGTGATGCTAACATGCCTTCTTTGTTCCAAGCTAACTTGATTGGTTCCGACGTTGGCGAAGGTCCTCGTGATATTGCATTGGGATCTTCTACTGTGTCGATTAAGAATCAAGCTTTAGGCGGTGCTTTATTACATTCTCACGTTCAAACCTACCCTGAAGGTTctaaacaacaacaaatcaCAACATATGGTCACAAGGacagtaataataactGGAGATTTGATAGAAAAAGATTCGATACCCCATGGAGTGAAAATGAAACCGATAttgaatttgttgttgatggcGGCAGATACCGTCTTGTTCATCAAAACACTGGTAAAAACTTACATACTCACCCTATCATGGCTCCACTATTGGCCAGTGCTTGGGAAGTGTCTGCTTACGGTGACAACTATATCGGTGACCCAAAGGATGACTGGATTATTGAAGTTGTGGACCAAAAAGGTGATGAAGATGTGACTAAACTCCATCCATTGACAACTTCtttcagaatcagaaacGCAGAAATGGGCTGTTATTTGTCACAGACTGGTAACAGTTTACCAGCCTGGGGTTTCAGGCAGGGAGAGGTTGCTTGTGTGAAAAATCCATTCAAGCGTGATAAGAGAACGTGGTGGAACATCGAGACTaatgaaaacgaaaaattGCCTCCAAGACCAGAAGACTTCAAGTTCCCAAAAACTaactttttcaaagatttcaTTCACTTAAACTTGGCGATGATGGCAACTAACAATGCTTTGGTTCCAAATGCAGAAAAGCTAGATAGGCTAGCATCTTCCGCATGGCAATGGCCAACACTAAATGTTGGTATCAGACTTTGTGGTTGGAATGACGAAAGTGTTAAATATTTCTTAATGGGCTCTCCAGCATCTACTTGGCCATCAACCATCGGGGTTCTGGTTTTGATCTTGATTGTTGGAATCTATTTGATTAGATGGCAACGTCAATATAACGATTTCACTGATCCAGAGAGTAGGAATCTATTCTTGATGGGTGGTCTTTATCCTCTAATGGCTTGGGGTCTACACTTTTTCCCATTCGTGATTATGAGTAGAGTTACCTATGTGCATCATTATTTGCCAGCATTATACTTCGCTTTATTGGTGTTGGCATATTTGTTCGAAATCTCCATgcaaaaatggaaaaaatcCAAGTGTGGCAGAGTAATGAGATTATGCATTTACGCATCATACATGGCCATTGTGATTTATGGATTCTACTACTTCGCACCAATTTCATTCGGTATGACTGGCCCTAGTACCGATTACAAGTATTTGAACTGGTTATCCACATGGACCATTTCGGACTGA
- the FUN26 gene encoding nucleoside transmembrane transporter FUN26, which produces MDIEDSGTTLIASPGPDATSSRIRNKDLSDESWKEKLLDVNYLAFFLIGIALLWPWNSFLSASLYFQHDVFEDTTIYAKIYTSTMMTVSTISSVLSNIILSEIQHHYTDRIVSGLVLEIIVFTSLCGIVLFHTWISHFLSFVFIMILVLISSVATACSQTGVMAMANVFGAEYNHAVMVGQAVAGVLPSLVLFIVSLFNQQQEQTATGINTYFLTTSVMSLISIIVYRRSDIPLAGDEMVQVNELDEKVYIPFHVLFYKLKFLVISIFVIFCVTLIFPVFASNTYVVSLPLKNSQFIPLIFLLWNLGDLVGRLVAERTFNSAWFTPRRIFALSQLRIAMVVVFFFFNINDTHKHSHLKALLDLSYGAWQFLFGLTNGLLGSLCFMNVGRSLDTEDERKAAGGITNVFLSFGLASGSIISYLFAYIISNI; this is translated from the coding sequence ATGGATATTGAAGATTCCGGTACTACATTAATTGCAAGCCCAGGTCCTGACGCTACTTCCTCAAGGATTAGGAATAAGGATCTTTCTGATGAGTCTTGGAAAGAGAAACTTTTGGATGTGAATTATCTGGCATTTTTCCTTATTGGTATAGCTTTATTATGGCCTTGGAATTCGTTTCTTAGCGCGTCTCTTTATTTCCAGCATGACGTGTTTGAAGATACAACTATCTACGCAAAAATATACACCAGTACGATGATGACCGTCAGCACCATATCCTCCGTACTGTCTAACATAATTTTATCGGAGATTCAGCATCATTACACTGACCGGATAGTCAGCGGTTTAGTGCTGGAAATTATTGTGTTTACTTCACTATGTGGAATAGTATTATTCCATACATGGATTTCTCATTTCCTATCCTTTGTATTTATTATGATCCTTGTCCTGATCAGTTCAGTGGCAACTGCATGCTCTCAAACTGGTGTGATGGCCATGGCTAATGTTTTCGGTGCAGAATATAACCATGCTGTCATGGTTGGCCAAGCTGTCGCTGGTGTTTTACCATCGTTGGTTCTATTTATCGTGTCATTATTCAATCagcaacaagaacaaacagCAACAGGGATCAACACCTATTTCCTCACGACAAGTGTTATGTCACTCATTTCTATCATTGTGTATAGGAGAAGTGACATCCCACTTGCTGGCGACGAAATGGTACAAGTGAATGAATTAGACGAGAAGGTCTACATTCCGTTCCACGTTCTTTTCTACAAGCTCAAATTCCTAGTCATATCGATTTTCGTTATATTCTGCGTCACTTTAATCTTCCCAGTGTTTGCTTCTAATACATATGTGGTTTCATTGCCGCTCAAAAACTCCCAATTCATTCCGTTAATCTTTCTATTATGGAATCTGGGCGACTTGGTCGGCAGGCTTGTTGCAGAACGCACTTTCAACTCAGCATGGTTCACCCCACGCAGGATATTCGCCCTATCCCAACTGCGTATCGCCATGGTAGtcgtctttttcttcttcaacattaATGACACACATAAACACTCGCATCTAAAAGCATTACTAGATCTTTCCTACGGCGCCTGGCAATTCCTCTTCGGACTCACAAACGGTTTACTAGGAAGCTTGTGCTTCATGAACGTAGGCAGAAGCTTGGACACGGAAGACGAACGCAAAGCTGCAGGTGGCATCACTAATGtgtttttgtcttttggACTTGCATCGGGCAGCATCATAAGCTACCTATTCGCATATATaatttcaaatatttaa
- the CCR4 gene encoding CCR4-NOT core exoribonuclease subunit CCR4, with protein sequence MNYPPPLSGFQKPGGQAVPQMVATPQSVAQQLHQHPPGLLGAQGNQHQIPHQHQHQHQHQHQHQHQAGQLNNVVPMMMNQVQGVMPGGASGPQQAVGPPNVGTPNASQAALVAQQLSNANNPLCHPHLTDHSLLNSPIWKLQLQLAAISRQSLGQSNVYARQNAMKKFLNNQNQMGLSNTGPDGNQLQGNQTQQGLQNQQQQQQQQQQPQQAQQQVNGNDASMSLVEHTKQHLMEMASSGNEASAGVVNSSSEVNSTGFSTPNTPKAELHPNTPSMLLQHKKLSQYNIDEDDEVEHRMVAPSSSKHDDQLWHALDLSNLALFNLSEKLFDYEFLTRLYLNGNNLTSLPSSIRKLRNLRVLDLSHNRLTELPKELGMCYQLKYLYFFDNMITTIPWEFGNLFNLQFMGCEGNPLDKMLVKILAEKSVTGLIFYLRDNAPEIPYEHDRKFIEISSDGEPINEYESLQENAEHLNNNLLNNSFTLLSYNTLCHHYATPKMYRFTPSWALSWDYRREKLKEQLLDFDTDVICLQEVETQTYEEYWVPLMEKHNYRCLFHAKTRAKTMPSKDSKKVDGCAIFFKKDQFQLVFQDSIDFSSTWRSHKKFHRTEDYLNRAMNKDNVALIAELKHLETNENIWVVTTHLHWDPQFNDVKTFQVGVMLDYLETLIKQQNHINNNNDIKKVPMVICGDFNSQLDSAVVELFNSGHVSSNHKDIEKRDFGYMSQKNFSHNLTLRSSYSVIGELPFTNMTPSFTDVIDYIWYSSQSLRVRGLLGKVDEDYASKFIGFPNDKFPSDHIPLVTRFEISKGSNTQTSSRRV encoded by the coding sequence ATGAATTATCCGCCTCCATTATCAGGGTTTCAAAAGCCTGGTGGGCAAGCGGTGCCTCAGATGGTAGCTACACCACAATCTGTTGCCCAGCAACTTCATCAGCATCCTCCCGGTTTGCTTGGAGCCCAGGGCAATCAGCACCAGATTCcacatcaacatcaacatcaacatcaacaccaacatcaacatcaacatcaggCGGGACAGCTCAATAATGTTGTCCCTATGATGATGAACCAAGTACAAGGTGTGATGCCTGGTGGGGCTAGTGGTCCACAACAGGCCGTGGGTCCTCCCAATGTGGGAACTCCAAATGCGTCACAGGCCGCGTTAGTTGCCCAGCAACTATCCAATGCGAACAACCCTTTATGCCATCCGCATTTAACCGAtcattctcttttaaaCTCACCAATTTGGAAGCTACAGCTTCAATTGGCAGCCATTTCTAGACAATCGTTGGGACAGTCAAACGTATACGCAAGACAAAATGCcatgaagaaatttttgaacaatcaaaaccaaatgGGTCTATCCAATACCGGACCAGATGGTAACCAATTGCAAGGAAACCAAACACAGCAAGGCCTAcaaaaccaacagcaacaacagcagcaacaacaacagcctCAACAAGCACAACAGCAGGTTAACGGTAATGACGCTTCTATGTCTCTAGTGGAACACACCAAGCAACACTTAATGGAAATGGCCTCATCAGGTAATGAAGCCAGTGCTGGTGTTGTCAATTCGTCTTCAGAGGTAAACTCTACAGGTTTCTCCACTCCTAATACTCCAAAGGCCGAGTTGCATCCTAACACTCCATCAATGCTCTTACAACACAAGAAATTGTCTCAGTACAATATTGACGAGGATGATGAGGTGGAACATCGTATGGTGGCACCATCTAGCTCAAAACACGATGATCAGTTATGGCATGCATTGGATCTTTCAAATCTAGCACTTTTCAACTTGAGCGAAAAACTTTTCGACTATGAGTTTTTAACCCGTTTGTATTTGAATGGTAACAATCTCACTTCATTGCCTTCTTCCATCAGGAAATTGAGAAACCTTAGAGTTTTAGATTTGTCCCATAACAGACTAACGGAGTTACCAAAGGAACTCGGAATGTGCTATCAACTAAAGTATCTATACTTTTTCGATAATATGATCACCACTATACCATGGGAATTCGGTAACTTGTTTAACCTACAATTCATGGGATGTGAAGGTAATCCGTTGGATAAAATGCTAGTGAAAATATTAGCCGAAAAATCTGTTACAGGTCTCATCTTTTATTTAAGAGATAACGCACCTGAAATTCCATATGAACACGATAGAAAATTCATTGAGATTTCGAGCGATGGAGAACCAATTAATGAATACGAGTCACTACAAGAAAATGCCGAACATTTGAATAACAATTTGTTAAACAACAGTTTCACGTTGTTATCATATAACACCTTGTGTCATCATTACGCAACTCCTAAGATGTATCGCTTTACCCCGTCTTGGGCTTTGAGCTGGGATTATAGAAGGGAGAAGCTCAAGGAACAGCTATTGGATTTTGACACAGATGTTATTTGTTTGCAAGAAGTAGAAACTCAAACTTACGAAGAATACTGGGTTCCACTGATGGAAAAGCATAATTATAGATGTCTTTTCCATGCCAAAACAAGAGCCAAGACTATGCCATCTAAAGACTCCAAAAAGGTCGATGGGTGTGCTatcttctttaaaaagGATCAGTTCCAATTGGTTTTCCAAGATTCAATTGATTTCAGCTCTACTTGGAGAAGTCACAAGAAATTCCACCGTACAGAAGATTACTTAAACCGTGCTATGAATAAAGACAATGTCGCACTAATCGCTGAATTGAAACATTTAGAGACCAATGAAAACATATGGGTTGTCACAACACATTTGCACTGGGACCCTCAATTTAATGATGTTAAAACATTCCAAGTCGGTGTGATGTTGGACTACTTAGAGACTTTAATTAAGCAGCAAAACCAcatcaataataataacgaCATCAAAAAGGTTCCAATGGTCATTTGTGGTGATTTCAACTCGCAATTGGACTCTGCTGTGGTGGAACTCTTTAATAGCGGACATGTCTCATCAAACCATAAGGATATCGAAAAGAGAGATTTTGGTTACATGTCACAGAAGAATTTCTCTCATAATTTGACATTAAGATCAAGTTACAGTGTCATCGGTGAGCTACCATTCACTAACATGACACCATCTTTCACCGATGTTATCGACTATATCTGGTACTCTTCACAGTCACTACGTGTTCGTGGTTTGTTAGGTAAAGTTGACGAGGATTATGCATCTAAGTTTATTGGTTTCCCTAATGATAAATTCCCTAGTGATCATATTCCTCTAGTAACAAGATTCGAGATTTCAAAGGGTAGCAATACTCAAACATCAAGCAGGAGGGTGTAA
- the ATS1 gene encoding Ats1p, protein MTAVYELQCFGSNGSGQLGVGHEEDLMLPITSFVSKGIGIKKVACGGNHSLLLLEDGSLFWCGDNSVGQCAPIGKENGDTPNKSCSWVSVPGKYIDVACGWEFSVVIDSEGMVMTRGKGCKGELGVPEVTESDAWNALFRVQDRRNATCHAAFQHCAVVDRNVVFAWGNNRKQQICGESSLKVVDSPREIYHGRGSSEYVRVAVGKDFTFILVDKEGKQDLILQGPLQQELPRIISKLDADQTTVKQFASMWSSLHLLTESGHLISIGRGSHGQFLQNPIPSNTIGFAAGSEHGILVTSGMEVYCWGWGEHGNCGPLRPQGSSLESENHVTAHHVNDKSNVISPLNLIGKYENVEAVYGGCATTWIMTRSD, encoded by the coding sequence ATGACGGCTGTTTACGAGCTACAATGTTTTGGGTCAAATGGCAGTGGTCAATTGGGTGTAGGCCACGAGGAGGACCTTATGTTGCCCATTACCAGCTTTGTCAGTAAGGGTATCGGGATTAAGAAGGTTGCGTGCGGCGGAAACCACTCGTTGCTGCTCCTGGAAGACGGGTCTTTATTTTGGTGTGGCGACAACTCGGTTGGACAATGCGCACCAATAggcaaagaaaatggaGATACTCCGAACAAGAGTTGTAGCTGGGTCTCTGTTCCAGGGAAGTACATCGACGTAGCGTGCGGCTGGGAATTCAGCGTCGTTATAGACTCAGAGGGAATGGTGATGACCCGGGGGAAAGGGTGCAAGGGGGAGTTAGGCGTTCCCGAAGTTACGGAAAGCGATGCTTGGAATGCATTGTTCCGAGTGCAAGACCGTAGGAATGCCACATGCCATGCAGCTTTCCAGCACTGCGCAGTGGTAGATCGAAATGTAGTGTTTGCATGGGGCAACAATAGGAAACAACAGATATGTGGCGAGAGCAGTTTGAAAGTTGTTGATTCTCCAAGAGAAATATACCATGGACGCGGAAGTTCGGAATACGTTCGTGTGGCTGTTGGAAAAGATTTTACCTTTATATTGGTCGATAAGGAAGGGAAGCAGGATTTGATATTGCAGGGACCACTACAACAAGAGCTCCCGCGGATAATCTCTAAGTTGGATGCAGATCAAACAACAGTTAAACAATTCGCTTCTATGTGGTCGTCATTGCATCTTCTTACGGAATCTGGTCATCTAATTTCAATAGGAAGAGGATCCCATGGTCAGTTTCTACAAAATCCCATTCCTAGCAACACCATAGGTTTTGCCGCTGGGAGCGAGCATGGAATTCTTGTAACGAGTGGCATGGAGGTCTACTGCTGGGGCTGGGGCGAGCACGGAAACTGTGGTCCCTTGCGCCCGCAGGGTTCCTCTTTGGAATCCGAGAATCACGTGACCGCTCATCATGTCAATGACAAAAGCAACGTAATAAGTCCGTTGAACCTCATCGGCAAGTACGAAAATGTTGAAGCCGTCTACGGAGGATGTGCCACAACTTGGATCATGACCAGATCCGATTAA
- the STD1 gene encoding Std1p: MFVSPPPTVSQQQLLPNVLTRRKSNDLATIPENPSGGSQDSLLSNVGSGNTKKEFVNAPPEFANRARDEIKKRLLQKRGGAGSSGNSGNHGSGVRSMHSFRNHGSSAVSSSQSSVYSGNTYNSDAASVVTGMTASSAAQSSIFSVPSFNTVSTQLTESSSVIDAYDAKQQQQPLTITLEQALPTIFYDMYSPEILMNPQNLMSNGRPKFTKRELLDWDVNDIRSLLIIESLRPEWHGQLPTIAFQPLQADGSMEQEPYFPQFRFQLLPLNSPDEVIISTLVSSDLYIEANLDYEFKLTSAQYTVNSARRRHEEHIGYHEPVMHLSKPEWRNIIENYLLNIAVEAQCRFDFKKACSEYKKWKLEQLRQQAIQQKQSFVKKPNMPPPSTIPKKSKNSLLRRALLRNSQLKIEEQHELELQQQQQQMQQQQANAVEIPTKVSLTKEEKSMVWSHCQLHVYQRLGLDWTPDNVSANKVATD, from the coding sequence ATGTTCGTttcaccaccaccaaccGTTTCGCAGCAGCAGTTGTTGCCAAACGTACTTACAAGGCGAAAGTCTAATGATTTAGCCACAATACCGGAGAACCCATCTGGTGGGTCACAGGACTCATTGCTTAGCAACGTAGGCAGTGGGAATACAAAGAAGGAGTTTGTGAATGCACCACCGGAGTTTGCCAACAGGGCACGTGACGAGATTAAGAAGAGACTTTTACAAAAACGCGGTGGAGCCGGGAGTTCTGGAAATTCCGGGAACCACGGTTCCGGCGTGAGATCCATGCACTCTTTCAGAAACCATGGGTCTTCAGCCGTGTCGTCATCACAGTCATCGGTCTATTCGGGAAACACATACAACTCGGATGCGGCATCTGTGGTAACGGGTATGACTGCATCGTCAGCAGCCCAATCATCCATATTTTCGGTTCCCTCTTTCAACACAGTATCGACGCAGCTTACGGAGTCATCATCCGTTATCGATGCTTACGATGCcaagcagcagcaacagccTTTGACCATTACTTTGGAACAAGCGCTACCCACGATATTTTATGACATGTACAGCCCAGAGATCCTAATGAACCCACAAAATTTGATGAGTAACGGTAGACCAAAATTCACCAAGAgagaacttcttgattGGGACGTTAATGATATTAGATCATTATTGATCATCGAATCTTTAAGACCAGAGTGGCACGGCCAACTTCCGACAATAGCTTTCCAACCACTGCAGGCCGATGGTAGTATGGAACAAGAACCATATTTCCCACAATTCAGGTTCCAGCTCTTACCGCTAAACTCACCGGACGAGGTTATCATATCAACATTGGTCAGCTCTGACTTGTATATTGAGGCTAACCTCGACTACGAGTTCAAGCTAACGAGTGCCCAATACACCGTGAACTCCGCAAGGAGAAGACATGAAGAGCATATCGGTTACCATGAGCCGGTAATGCACTTATCGAAGCCCGAATGGAGAAACATTATAGAAAACTACTTGCTTAACATCGCTGTTGAGGCCCAATGTAGATTTGACTTCAAGAAGGCATGCTCCGAATACAAGAAATGGAAGCTCGAGCAGCTAAGGCAACAGGCcatccaacaaaaacaaagtttCGTCAAGAAACCAAACATGCCTCCCCCATCGACTATTCCAAAAAAATCTAAGAACTCACTGCTACGGAGAGCTCTTTTGAGAAATTCGCAACtaaaaattgaagagcaGCACGAATTAGAActtcaacagcagcagcaacagatgcaacaacaacaagcaAACGCTGTAGAAATTCCAACAAAGGTTTCATTAACTAAGGAAGAGAAGTCAATGGTCTGGTCCCATTGTCAGCTCCACGTTTACCAACGTCTAGGTTTAGATTGGACTCCAGACAATGTAAGTGCCAATAAAGTTGCAACCGATTAA
- the DBP5 gene encoding ATP-dependent RNA helicase DBP5: MAELSKQASDLMARLNIKEPGKSAAVEEQPEKKPTDVSEKDASKETESKTNKEPETNVINSEYEVKVNLADLQADANSPLYSVKSFEELGLSEELLKGLYAMKFQKPSKIQEKALPILIRDPPHNMIAQSQSGTGKTAAFSLTMLTRVDPNVNATQAICLSPARELARQTLEVIQEMGKFTKVTTQLVVPDSFERNKPITANIVVGTPGTVLDLIRRKMLSLGSIKVFVLDEADNMLDKQGLGDQCIRVKKFLPKTCQLVLFSATFDDGVRQYAKKIIPTAVSLELQKNEVNVDAIKQLFMDCDSEEHKYTILSELYGLLTIGSSIIFVKTKQTANLLYAKLKKEGHQVSILHGDLQSQERDRLIDDFREGRSKVLITTNVLARGIDIPTVSMVVNYDLPTLQNGQADPSTYVHRIGRTGRFGRTGVAISFIHDKKSFEVLSAIQKYFGDIEITKVPTDDPDEMEKIVKKALKA, encoded by the coding sequence atggcagAATTGAGCAAACAGGCCAGCGACTTGATGGCTCGTTTGAACATCAAAGAACCTGGGAAGAGTGCAGCAGTGGAAGAACAACCAGAAAAAAAGCCAACCGATGTCTCAGAAAAAGATGCTTCCAAGGAAACTGAATCGAAGACTAATAAGGAACCTGAGACCAATGTCATCAATTCTGAGTACGAAGTTAAGGTAAATCTAGCAGACTTGCAAGCCGATGCCAATTCTCCATTATACAGTGTTAAATCCTTTGAAGAGTTAGGTCTATCGGAAGAACTATTAAAGGGTTTGTATGCCATGAAATTCCAAAAACCATCCaagattcaagaaaaagctcTACCAATTTTGATTAGAGATCCTCCACATAACATGATTGCGCAATCGCAATCTGGTACTGGTAAGACGGCGGCTTTCTCATTGACGATGTTGACCCGTGTCGACCCCAATGTCAATGCTACGCAAGCGATCTGTTTGTCTCCAGCTAGAGAATTGGCGAGACAAACGTTGGAAGTTATCCAAGAGATGGGTAAGTTTACCAAGGTCACTACACAGCTCGTTGTTCCAGATTCCTTCGAGAGAAATAAACCAATCACCGCTAACATTGTTGTCGGTACACCGGGCACAGTGCTAGACTTGATCCGTAGAAAAATGTTAAGTTTGGGATCTATCAAAGTGTTTGTGTTGGACGAAGCAGACAATATGTTAGACAAGCAAGGTCTTGGTGACCAATGTATACGTGTCAAAAAGTTCTTGCCAAAAACATGTCAGTTAGTGCTATTCTCCGCTACATTTGACGACGGTGTCCGTCAATACGCCAAGAAAATCATCCCAACTGCCGTTTCACTTGAGCTACAAAAGAACGAGGTCAACGTCGATGCCATCAAGCAATTGTTCATGGACTGTGACAGCGAAGAACACAAATATACAATCTTATCCGAACTCTACGGACTCCTAACGATAGGTTCCTCCATCATCTTCGTGAAAACAAAGCAAACCGCAAACTTACTATACGCCAAACTAAAGAAGGAGGGCCACCAGGTGTCCATCCTACATGGTGACTTGCAAAGTCAAGAGAGAGATAGACTAATCGACGACTTCAGAGAGGGAAGGTCCAAGGTCCTAATCACAACAAACGTTTTGGCTCGTGGTATCGACATCCCAACAGTCTCCATGGTTGTTAACTACGATCTTCCAACATTACAGAATGGCCAAGCTGACCCATCCACATATGTCCACAGAATCGGCCGTACCGGTAGATTCGGCCGTACCGGTGTCGCCATCTCCTTCATCCACGACAAAAAATCCTTCGAAGTGCTTTCTGCCATCCAAAAGTACTTCGGTGACATCGAAATCACAAAGGTCCCTACCGATGACCCCgatgaaatggaaaaaatcGTCAAGAAGGCCCTCAAGGCTTGA
- the PMP3 gene encoding Pmp3p, giving the protein MTLIRFSDRCFIVYCTTLVCVLAIFLPPIAVFMARGWGSECILDIVLTILFFFPGMLYALWTVLQD; this is encoded by the coding sequence ATGACACTCATCCGGTTCTCGGATAGGTGTTTCATTGTCTATTGCACTACCcttgtttgtgttttagCCATTTTCTTACCACCAATTGCCGTCTTCATGGCCCGTGGTTGGGGTTCCGAATGTATCCTCGACATTGTTTTGACcattttattcttcttcccagGTATGTTATATGCCTTGTGGACCGTCCTACAAGACTAA
- the TOM6 gene encoding Tom6p, with translation MFAAPGAAPSASAPGKESRFEQFKQSPAFPVLVHTALFAAGVAFIQSSVIEMLSPQL, from the coding sequence ATGTTCGCTGCCCCAGGTGCTGCTCCTTCTGCCTCTGCTCCAGGTAAAGAATCCAGATTCGAACAATTCAAGCAAAGTCCAGCTTTCCCAGTTTTGGTCCACACTGCTTTGTTTGCTGCTGGTGTTGCATTCATCCAATCCTCTGTGATTGAAATGTTGTCTCCACAATTGTAG